One window of Saprospiraceae bacterium genomic DNA carries:
- the odhB gene encoding 2-oxoglutarate dehydrogenase complex dihydrolipoyllysine-residue succinyltransferase, which translates to MSLIDLRVPAIGESISEVTLSKWLKADNSIVNLDEALCEFESDKATLEFPSEASGRLIHKAKEGEDLKIGALVAQIDTSVLNESISLPEIEKKAVKTELPKDPKAESSHYAKGLASPSAAKMMEENNLKTEQIQPSGKDGRITKAAVIQGLESKQKAEKISSNILTNPALFSRNTRVVKMSRMRRSIAKHLVAAKNETAMLTTFNEVDMTALMELRSRYNEEYLKRYGVKIGFMSLFAKACSAVLLQMPEVNAQLVGEDLIYHDFTDISIAISTPNGLVVPPIRNVESLKFYEIELQLKNLAEKARNNKLSLDEMSGGTFTITNGGIFGSLMSTPIINEPQSAILGMHSIKDRPIAINNQVVIRPMMYLAMSYDHRVIDGSSSVTFLVKLKDLLEDPVKLFLEI; encoded by the coding sequence ATGAGTCTTATTGACCTTAGGGTACCCGCAATTGGAGAATCCATTTCAGAAGTGACCCTTTCTAAATGGCTAAAAGCAGATAACAGCATCGTAAATCTCGATGAAGCATTGTGCGAATTTGAATCCGATAAAGCCACTCTCGAATTTCCATCAGAAGCCAGCGGACGATTAATTCACAAAGCCAAGGAAGGCGAAGATTTAAAAATTGGTGCTTTGGTTGCACAAATTGATACAAGTGTACTAAACGAATCCATCTCTTTACCGGAAATTGAGAAAAAAGCAGTTAAAACTGAATTGCCTAAAGATCCAAAAGCAGAATCCTCGCATTATGCAAAAGGACTTGCATCTCCTTCGGCAGCCAAAATGATGGAGGAAAACAATTTAAAAACCGAACAAATTCAGCCTAGCGGTAAAGACGGGCGCATAACCAAAGCCGCTGTTATTCAGGGTCTGGAGTCTAAACAAAAAGCTGAAAAAATTAGTTCCAACATCCTGACAAATCCTGCTTTGTTTTCCAGAAATACTAGGGTAGTTAAGATGTCACGCATGAGGCGCAGCATTGCAAAACATTTAGTGGCTGCAAAAAATGAAACTGCCATGTTAACAACTTTTAATGAAGTGGACATGACGGCCTTGATGGAATTGCGCAGTCGATACAATGAAGAATATCTAAAACGCTATGGGGTTAAAATCGGATTCATGTCCTTATTTGCTAAAGCCTGTAGTGCTGTATTATTACAAATGCCTGAGGTAAATGCTCAACTAGTTGGTGAAGATTTAATTTACCATGATTTTACGGATATTTCCATTGCAATCTCAACACCTAATGGTTTAGTGGTTCCACCCATTCGCAATGTAGAATCTTTAAAATTTTATGAAATAGAATTACAATTAAAAAACCTTGCGGAAAAAGCTCGCAATAATAAATTGAGTTTAGATGAAATGAGTGGTGGTACCTTTACAATAACCAATGGAGGTATTTTTGGTTCCTTGATGAGCACTCCAATAATCAACGAGCCCCAGTCTGCAATTTTAGGCATGCACAGCATTAAAGACCGGCCAATAGCAATCAATAATCAGGTAGTGATTCGACCCATGATGTATTTAGCAATGTCTTATGATCATCGGGTTATAGATGGTTCGTCTTCAGTTACTTTTTTAGTGAAATTAAAAGATTTATTGGAAGATCCTGTGAAATTATTTTTAGAAATTTAA